The genomic region GTGACCCCGGTGGCCAGGCCGAGCGTGGTGGTCCGCGCCGCGATCGACCCGAGCAGGCTCCACGTGAACGCCGAGTGCCCCTGGGCCTCGAGCCAGGGGTGGTAGTGGTCGCTCATCTCCACGAAGTCGAACCCGACCTGCTCCGCGCGGACGGCCTGCCGGATGATCTCCTTCGGTCCGTAGCCCTCGGTGGCCAGCTTGTAGCCGATCTGCATGCCGCTCGCTCCCTGTGCCGTGCCGGTGCCGGAGTAGGAGCCGTTCCCGCCCGATCACCCGACAAACGCCGCCCGACCCGACAACCCAGCCTCCTAGGACGCCCTACGCGATGTGTTGCCGGGATGGACCGGACATGAAACGGCCCGCGCCGGGCAGGGCGCGGGCCGGGCGTGCAGTCTGTCCTACTTGGACGGCTCGGGCAGCTCGCAGTCGACCTTGGGGTTGGCGCCGATGTAGTTCAGCGGCCCGGCGACGATCGTGACCAGGATGGTGCCGGCCTCCGCGCAGTTGGTGTCGTCGCCGCTGTAGTAGCCGCGCTGGCCGGCGGCGATCGCGCCGATGATCAGCCAGATGACGACGATGATTCCGAGTATCGAACTGCCACGCATGGCTTTCCTCCTGAAGGGTTGTGGTGGGTCGAGGTGCAGGCGTTGTACCCAATCGCGTCGTACGGCTAACGGTCGGACGATCGGCGACCGGGCGTCGCCGTCCGGGTGGTCGCGGGCGATCCGGTGGTAGGGCGGGGGATCGGCCGGCCGCACCGGGTCGGGCCCGCCGACTATCGGATCGAGGACCGACCTCGGCGCGGCCCGCCGGCGTGGACGTAGAACTGGCCTCACGGCAACCGCCGAGGAGGAGCCATGGACGTCCGGACACCGCACCTGTACATCGACCGTCCCGCGGACGTCGCGGTGGCGGCGCGCGCGCTGGCCGACGGCGCGGTCGTCGCGGCGGCCTTCGCGAACTTCTACGTCATCGTCACCCGCCCGGACGCGCACACGGTGCGCCGGGTCAACCTGGCGAAGGGACGACCGGCCGACCAGGTGGGCAGCATCACCGCTGCCGCGCACCGGATCCCCGGCATGTTCGACTGGTCCCGCCTCGCCCCCCGGCTGCCCGAACGGCGGGTGCGGCAGCTGATGGACGCCCTCTACGGCGTCGGTCCGTTCGGCTTCCGGGGCCCGGCCACGGATCGGCTGCCCGACCACCTCACCCAGCACGACCGGGGGATTCGTACCACGCAGGTGATCGCGCCCGGGACGCGGTGCCCCTCGAACGCGTTCTTCGAGCGGGCAGCCGCCGAGGCGGGCGTGGACCACCTCTACATCACGTCGGCGAACCGGTCGCGGCACCTCACCGGAGCGGCCGAGGAACCGGCGCACTGGAAGGCCGACGGCATCGCGGCCGACTTCGCCCACCTGCCCGACCTGGTCGTGGTCGCGCACCGCGACGAGGCGGCCGCCCGCGCCGCGTACCCGGCCTACCTGCCGACGTCCGTCACGCTGCTCTCGTTCCACCTGCCGGAGGGTGAGTGGGAGGAGCCGCCGGTGCTCATCGTGGACCGGCACGGGTCGCTGCACGTCGACGAGGTACGCCGGGCGGCGGCCCCGCTCGGGCTCCAGGTGCGACTCGGCGGCACCGCCCGGCAGCGTCTGCGCGTACGGGGGTACGCCGGGGCGCTGGTGTGAGCGGCTACCAGGTCGGCCTCGTGGTGCCGAGCTCGAACACCACGATGGAGACGGAGATCCCGGCGATGCTGCGTCGGCGCGAGGCGGTCGATCCCGGGGTCACCTTCACCACCCACGCGAGCCGGGTGCGACTGCACCAGGTGACGGCGGTGGAGCTGGCGAGGATGAACCGGGCCAGCGGCCGGTGCGCCGCGGAGTTGGCCGACGCGCGGTGCGACGTGCTCGCGTACGCCTGTCTGGTGGCCGTGATGACCGAGGGCGCGGGGGCGCACGACCGGGCCGAGCGGCGGCTGGCCCGGGCGGCCGGGCGGGCCGGGCACCCCATGCCGGTGGTGACCAGCGCCGGCGCGCTGGTGGCCGGGCTGCGGGCGCTGGACGCGCGGCGCGTCGCCCTCATCGCGCCCTACCTGCCGCCGTTGACCGCCGCCGTCGTCGGGTACCTCGCCGGGTACGGGATCGACGTGGCCCGGGCGGTGAGCCTCGCCGAGCCGGACAACGTGGCGGTCGGCCGCATTCCGCCGCAGCGGCTGGCGGCCCTGGCCGACGCGCTCGACCCGACCGACGTGGACGCCGTCGTGCTGTCGGCCTGCGTGCAGATGCCGTCGCTGGCCGCCGTCCCGCGGGTGGAGGCGCGCCTCGGCCGTCCGGTGCTCACCGCGGCCACCGCCACGGTGCACCAGCTGCTCACCGGGCTGGGCCTGGACCCGTACGTGCCGGACGCGGGGCGGCTGTTGGCCGGGCGCGGCTGACCGCCGGGCAGTGGGCGGGTCCGGTGACGGCCGAAGCCGGGCGGTCAGTGCGGCGGGTCCGGTGACGGTCGGGGCCGGGCGGTCAGTGCGGCGGCGCCGGAGCCTCCGGTGGGCGACCCCAGCTGCGCCGGGCGTCGGCGACCGCGACGCCGGCCAGGACCAGCATGGCGCCGAACGAGGTGTACACCGGATGCAGGAACATCACGCCCGGGGCGATGGTGAGCAGGGCCAGCAGCCCACCCGGGCGGGAGGGCGAGACCCGGCTGAACACCTCGTACTCGAACGCGGCCCGGCCGACCAGGAACAGCGCCGGGCCCCCGAGGATGACCGCGACCCAGGCCGGTGAGGTGCGCCCGGTCGTCTCGTGCAGGACCAGGTCGAAGCCGGCGGCGGTGGTGACGACGCCGGCGACCATGAGCAGGTGGGTGTAGGGGGCGGTGTTGAGGAACCGGCTCGGTGAGCGGGAGGTCGCGATGGCGACGGGCAGCAGCTCGCCGGACTTGTGCACGTAGATCCGCCAGAGCAGCAGGGTGGTGGCGAAGGCCACCGCGAACGACCCGATGTTCTTCAGTTCGGAGTGCTTGAGGCTGAACATGGTGCCGACGGTCAGGATGCAGTCGCCGAGCGCGATGATGAAGAACTGCTGGTAGCGCTCGGAGAGGTGTTCGGCGGTGACGTTGCGCTGGGCGGTCGGCACCACACCGAGACCCGGCACGGGATAGGCGAGCCGGAAGCCGATGTAGTCGATGGCGAGCGCGATGACCCAGCAGATCATCCGGCCGGGGCCTTCGACGAGCCCGCCGATGATCCAGGGCACGGCCGACACGGCGAACCAGATGAAGATCCGGGCCGCGCGTTTCTGGGTCTGCGGCTCGTGCCGCACGGCGGGCATGAGGAACAGCCCCCGGCCGAGATGGATGGCGACGTACGTGCCGGCGAAGACGATGCCGCGTGCCCCGAACGCCTCCGGAATCGCGGTGGTCATCAGGAGGGCGCCGAACATCACCGCGCAGATCAACAGCTTGATCTCGGTGCGTTCGGGGTCGTACATGTCGGTGACCAGGGTGGTGATGGCCCAGGTCCACCAGACGGCGGCGAGCAGGATGAGCGCTTCGCCGGCCTTGGCCCAGTCCAGCCCGACGACCAGGTTGCGGGAGATGAGGGCGAGCGCGACGACGTAGACCAGGTCGAAGAAGAGTTCGAGCAGGGTCACCCGGCGCGGGGCGTCCGGGTCACGTACCGGCGGGCGGTGCGGCACGGGCTGCTCCGGGTTACCAGGTCGGCTCGGCGGGTCGTGGGCGTCTCACCGACCGACGGTAGCGACACGGCCGCTGGATCGTCCCGAATACCGAGGTTTTTCCGGATCTGGCGGTCGGGCTCCGTGCCGCCGTGCCGTCACGTCGGCGTGACGGCACGGAACCCGACCGGTCAGGCCTGGTCGGCTCCGCCCGCCGGCAGGACCGACGCCGCCTCGTCCGAGGCGCCGGCGAGCACCTTTGCCTGCTGCGGCCAGGTGGCCAGGCCGGGCGCGGCCCGCAGGCCGGCGCCGCGGATGACCTCGCGCAGGCCCGACTCGTCCAACTCGGCCAGCTGCCGGTAGGTCCGGACCCCGGCGGCCTGCAGCGCGGCGGCCATCTTCGGGCCGACGCCCTGGATCCGGCGGAAGTCGTCGACCTCCACGGCGGCGGCGGCCACCGGGCGGACCGGTGGGGTGGCGACCGCGGGCCGCGGCGCCGGCGCGGCGGGCGTGGCCGGCTCGTCCGCGGTGCCTCCGGGCTCGGCGCCGGTCGCCTCCTCGGCGCCGGCGGTCGGCGCGGCGGCGGCGACGGGCTCGGGCGCGGTCTCGTCGTCGGTCCCGGCGTCCGGCGCGTCCACGCCGGCCGCCGGTGTGACGGGCACGGCGTCCCCGAGATCGGCCGGCTCGGCGCCGGCCGGGGCCGGCTCGGTCGTGGAGCTGCCAGGTACGGCGTCGACGGTCGCCGGCACGCCGCCGGCGGCGACGGGCTCCGGCTCGGCCGGCGTCAGCGGCTCGGCGGGCGTCACCGGCTCGGCCGCGGCCGGCTCGGCGCGCTCGGCCGCCGGGGCGGGACGCGGCGCGACCACCGGGGCCGGCTGCGGATCGCCGGTGAGCGCCAGGTCGGCCGGGTCGACGTCGGCCGCCGGGGCGGGCGCGGTGACTCTGTCGACCGGGGCCGGCTCGTCGGCGACCGCGGACGGCGCCGGGTCGACGGTCGCCGGCGCCGGTGCGGCGTCGGTGGTGGCCGCCGGTGCCGGGCTGGCCAGCACGACGGTGCCGGCGACCGGAGCGTCGTCCACGTCGGACGAACCGGTCTCGGACTTGCGCGCGTCCTGCCGGCCGCGCAGCCACCAGCCGGCCGCCAGGCCCAGGAGCAGGGCCAGTATCACTATCAGCGAGTGCCCGAAGGACAAAGCCACGGTAGACCTCCCTCTCACCTCGTCGGAAAAGTCGCGATAAAAACTCGCCGCAGCTTCGCATACGCGCGTCCGGCAGGACAGGGAGGAGGGGTTCGCCACGCTCGACGTGGGACGGGGCGGCACCGGCGGTGCGCGTCGGGCCACGGACCGTGGCGGATCCGCGACGGGCACGCCGACGACCCCGGCGCCCGTCGGGCGCCGGGGTCGGGTGGGGTACGGTCAGTCCTCCTCGCCCCGGTAGGTGTAGAAGTCGTCCACGAACTTGCGCCGTAGCCGGGGCACCCGGCTCGTGACGCCGAAGTAGCCGCGGGCGCCGAGCAGCGCGACCCGGCCGACGACCGGCTTGTACATGCGGTCGTCGCCGTTGGTGCCGCTGCGGTTCAGCGAGTCCGCGACCCGGGCGAACCCGTACGGGACCATCGCGGTCTCGTAGTCGGCGACCGCCTGCAGCAGCGTCTTGTCGCCGGCCGCCGCGAGCCGGATCTGGCGGCAGAGCAGGGCGGCGTCACGCAGCGCCGTGTTGGCGCCCACCCCGCGACCCGGGGTCATCGTGTGGATGGCGTCACCGAGCAGCGTGACGGTGCTGCTCTTCCACGGCGGGACCGGTTCGGAGGTGCTGACCCGGATGGGCAGTGCGCTGTCCGGGTCGCTGCGGGCGAACAGTTCGCGCAGGTGGGGATGCCAGTTCGAGGTGAGGTCCAGGGCGACCTGCACCAGGTCCTCGCCGCGGCGTTGCAGGACGTCCGCCGGGAACCGGCGGGCGGTGCTCCAGACGACCAGGTTGATGTTGTCCCGGGTCGGGTCGTGGGCCAGTCCCTTCCACCCGGAGAGCAGGTCGGCGTCGGCGTCGTCGACACCGGGCTTGAGCCGGCCGTCGGCATCCCACTTGAACTCCATGACGTGCAGCACGCCCATCATCCCGCCGACGCCGAAGATCAGCGAGATGCCGCGCTGCAGCCGCTCGGGCAGCAGCGAGCGGGTGTGGGGGGTGAGGGGGATGCGGGTGGCGATGTTGATGGTGCCGGCGTCCCGGGTCACCGCGTGCGGCAGGTACTGCCGGCGGACCGCGGAGTGTGTGCCGTCCGCGGCGACCAGCAGGTCGCCGGTGGCGCTGCTGCCGTCGGCAAAGTACGCGGTGACCGTGCCGTCGTCGCGCTGCTCGTACCGGGTGAAGGTCTTGTCGAAGTGCACCACGTCCGCCATGCCGGTGAGCAGGACCTGGCGGAGTGTCATCCGGGCCACCGACCGTTCGGTGTCGACCGGGTGGGTGTCCGGGCGCAGCTCGAACGACGCGGTCTGGCGCATCCGCTGAGTGATGATGTTGAACCAGCGGGGTGAGCGGGCGCAGGTGGCGAGGTAGATGGCGAACAGCTCCGGCGGCAGGCACTCCCGCAGCGCCCGGCTGCCGGTGGGGCCGATGCCGACCCGGTAGCCGAGCAGCCCGTCGGCGCGGGTGCGGTGCCGCTCGTAGACGGCGACGCTGAGCCCGGCCCGGCGCAGCCCGTGCGCCAGGCACATCCCGCCGGTGCCGGCGCCGATGATGAGGACGTGCGGCGGTCTGGCGGACATGGCGGCCCTCAGCCCGCCGCCCGCGGCGCCGGCGCGGACGCGGGGACAGCGTCCCAGCGGTAGAAGCAGCCGGCGATCGCGTCCCGAGGGGAGCGCCAGGTCGGCAGGTACGGCGACGTGTGCGCGGAGAGCCGCTCGTTGACCTGGCGGTAGAGCGGGTGGTTGCGGGCGGCGGCG from Micromonospora sp. WMMD812 harbors:
- a CDS encoding Asp/Glu racemase encodes the protein MSGYQVGLVVPSSNTTMETEIPAMLRRREAVDPGVTFTTHASRVRLHQVTAVELARMNRASGRCAAELADARCDVLAYACLVAVMTEGAGAHDRAERRLARAAGRAGHPMPVVTSAGALVAGLRALDARRVALIAPYLPPLTAAVVGYLAGYGIDVARAVSLAEPDNVAVGRIPPQRLAALADALDPTDVDAVVLSACVQMPSLAAVPRVEARLGRPVLTAATATVHQLLTGLGLDPYVPDAGRLLAGRG
- a CDS encoding low temperature requirement protein A; the protein is MPHRPPVRDPDAPRRVTLLELFFDLVYVVALALISRNLVVGLDWAKAGEALILLAAVWWTWAITTLVTDMYDPERTEIKLLICAVMFGALLMTTAIPEAFGARGIVFAGTYVAIHLGRGLFLMPAVRHEPQTQKRAARIFIWFAVSAVPWIIGGLVEGPGRMICWVIALAIDYIGFRLAYPVPGLGVVPTAQRNVTAEHLSERYQQFFIIALGDCILTVGTMFSLKHSELKNIGSFAVAFATTLLLWRIYVHKSGELLPVAIATSRSPSRFLNTAPYTHLLMVAGVVTTAAGFDLVLHETTGRTSPAWVAVILGGPALFLVGRAAFEYEVFSRVSPSRPGGLLALLTIAPGVMFLHPVYTSFGAMLVLAGVAVADARRSWGRPPEAPAPPH
- a CDS encoding NAD(P)/FAD-dependent oxidoreductase, whose protein sequence is MSARPPHVLIIGAGTGGMCLAHGLRRAGLSVAVYERHRTRADGLLGYRVGIGPTGSRALRECLPPELFAIYLATCARSPRWFNIITQRMRQTASFELRPDTHPVDTERSVARMTLRQVLLTGMADVVHFDKTFTRYEQRDDGTVTAYFADGSSATGDLLVAADGTHSAVRRQYLPHAVTRDAGTINIATRIPLTPHTRSLLPERLQRGISLIFGVGGMMGVLHVMEFKWDADGRLKPGVDDADADLLSGWKGLAHDPTRDNINLVVWSTARRFPADVLQRRGEDLVQVALDLTSNWHPHLRELFARSDPDSALPIRVSTSEPVPPWKSSTVTLLGDAIHTMTPGRGVGANTALRDAALLCRQIRLAAAGDKTLLQAVADYETAMVPYGFARVADSLNRSGTNGDDRMYKPVVGRVALLGARGYFGVTSRVPRLRRKFVDDFYTYRGEED